A genomic segment from Burkholderia plantarii encodes:
- a CDS encoding tautomerase family protein, giving the protein MPFIECHIKQGLTRERREQLLREIIEVTHDAIGSDPKIINVIIHEHPAGNISVSSRIDGARYGGEAGTPSGAEPA; this is encoded by the coding sequence ATGCCTTTCATCGAATGCCATATCAAGCAGGGCCTGACGCGCGAGCGCCGCGAGCAATTGCTGCGCGAAATCATCGAAGTGACGCATGACGCGATCGGCTCGGACCCGAAGATCATCAACGTGATCATCCACGAGCATCCGGCCGGGAACATCAGCGTATCGAGCCGCATCGACGGCGCGCGATACGGCGGGGAAGCCGGCACGCCATCCGGTGCGGAGCCGGCATGA
- a CDS encoding tautomerase family protein, whose amino-acid sequence MTPSGVVHSSGLQTSQETIMALISCDMRTGRTDEQKRKLAQGLMRAVSAATGETRNDIFLVIREGRGINFVEHGEHLPDYVEGAGNDRALLERLE is encoded by the coding sequence GTGACGCCGTCGGGCGTCGTTCATTCATCAGGATTGCAAACCAGTCAGGAGACGATCATGGCCCTCATCTCGTGCGACATGCGCACCGGCCGCACCGACGAGCAGAAACGCAAGCTCGCGCAGGGGTTGATGCGCGCGGTCAGCGCGGCAACCGGCGAAACCCGCAACGATATCTTTCTGGTGATCCGCGAAGGCCGCGGCATCAATTTCGTCGAACACGGCGAGCATCTGCCCGATTACGTCGAAGGCGCGGGCAACGATCGCGCGCTGCTCGAACGGCTCGAATGA